The sequence GGGCCACCCACGGGATTTTCGTCGCGAACCGTACTGGCAATGACCCGAATACTTTCCACTTCGACAGGACGTGGTTGACCGTTGGTATCTGAAGGGAAGTGACCGTAGAGTTGTTGGTATTTACGCTGGAAAGCGGTCTCCAATTCGGAACGAATCTCAAGCCCTGACTGATTTTTTTCAGACGTCGATAAGAACGGATAAGAGAGCTCGATGGATGATTCCTGCCCCTGCAGGCGTACATAAATCAGCGCCGATGAAAGCCTGATTTGCGTATCGGAACCAACATCTGACCGTAACGCATCGGTAGCCTGGTGACTCAATTCGTTAAATAAAGCAGGTAATTTGTCGGAAATGGTTGACAGTGGCTGCAAAATCGACCGGGAGACTATCCGCTCGATTTGCGCTTTCCCAATACCATAAGCGCTTAACAAACCACCGTCGAACGGGAGAATCAACTGCTCCATGTTCAGCAATCGGGCAATGGCACAACCATGTAAGCCACCCGCTCCGCCAAAAACCAGCAGACTATAGGCAGCTGGGTCGAACCCGCGCGCAACGGATATTTTACGGATCGCTCCGGCCATCGTTTCATTGGCAATATGCTCGAAGCCTCGTAGTAATTCCAGCGGATCGGGCCGATTGCCGGTTTTGGCGGCTATTTGATCACAAATTTCTTGCAAAGCGGCCTGCGCCTTTTCGGGGAAGACCGGAATGCCAAATTGCTTTGGGTGAAGTTTGCCCAGTAATAGATTGACATCGGTAATTGTGAGCAGAAGCGGCTGCCCTGGTGCTGTGGCCCCATAACAGGCCGGGCCCGGATTGGCCCCCGCACTTTGGGGGCCAATCCGTAGCTGCCCAGAGGTGGCACCGTGCCCCTCGAACCAGCACACCGAGCCACCACCAGCGGCTACGGTTTCAATGGCCAGTGAAGGCAGCTGCAAATCGAATGGGCCAATTTTGGTAGAAAATCGATAATCCAGACCCCGTTGCACGCGGGCTACGTCGGTACTAGTGCCACCCATATCGAGAGTAAGTACGGGCTGGTCGTTACTGGTTGCATAGGCACCAATCACCCCACCTGCCGGACCACTTAACAGACTGTCTTTCGGCTGGAACAGATCGGCACGAACTAACCCGCCTGAACTCGTCATAATCCGCACCGACGAGCCACCAAGCTGCTGTTGCACATTGTCCAGATAGGAGCGCATGACTGGTGTAAGGTAGGCGTCGACAACAGCTGTTTGCGTACGGGACACATACTGAGGAGCCACAGAAACGTCGGTCGAACGTGTTACGTAGGCAAAACCGGCAGTGGTCAGTGCATCGCGGAGTTGACGTTCATGAACAGAGTTCCGGTAGGCATTCAGCAGTGATATGGCTACAGAATCGGGTTTCGTTTTCTGAAGCTGACCGACCAAATCGACAATAGTCTGATCAGCTAGGGGCACCAGAACCTGCCCGTCGGCAGCGATGCGTTCATCTACTTCGAGTACCGTATCATAGAGTACTTCGGCGGGCGGTATGGCCAGTTGAAAGAGATCCGGGCGTTGCTGGGTTCCGATCGTAAGCAGATCGTTAAAGCCTTTTGTGACCAGCAGCGCCACACGTCCTCCTTTTCGTTCGAGCAGTGCGTTCGTGCCTTTTGTTGTTCCCAGTCGCATTTCGAGGGCTGGAAACGGCTGGCTTAAAGGTGTCTGCGTTAACAAGCGAGTCGCTAAAACCGGGGCTTCTTCGCCGGTCAGAAGTTCGACCGTAGCGGGTTGAGGAATAGGATGAAGTGGATGATCCAGAGCGAGCGTTCCATCGGTTTGTAGGGTAAGAACTTCGTAGCAATCTCCCGTATCGACGATGCGCAATTGATAACCGTCAAAAATAGAGGCAGTCAGCCAGGGTGCAACGAGTTTACCATCGATTAGCTGCCCGCGTAGACGGCTACTGCTCAGGACTTTGGTGCGGTGTATTGTTCCATTGGGGTCCTGGGCGAGGCCGTCAGTAAAGGTGCCGCCCGTAT comes from Spirosoma aureum and encodes:
- a CDS encoding hydantoinase B/oxoprolinase family protein; the encoded protein is MWQIWIDTGGTFTDGLAQDPNGTIHRTKVLSSSRLRGQLIDGKLVAPWLTASIFDGYQLRIVDTGDCYEVLTLQTDGTLALDHPLHPIPQPATVELLTGEEAPVLATRLLTQTPLSQPFPALEMRLGTTKGTNALLERKGGRVALLVTKGFNDLLTIGTQQRPDLFQLAIPPAEVLYDTVLEVDERIAADGQVLVPLADQTIVDLVGQLQKTKPDSVAISLLNAYRNSVHERQLRDALTTAGFAYVTRSTDVSVAPQYVSRTQTAVVDAYLTPVMRSYLDNVQQQLGGSSVRIMTSSGGLVRADLFQPKDSLLSGPAGGVIGAYATSNDQPVLTLDMGGTSTDVARVQRGLDYRFSTKIGPFDLQLPSLAIETVAAGGGSVCWFEGHGATSGQLRIGPQSAGANPGPACYGATAPGQPLLLTITDVNLLLGKLHPKQFGIPVFPEKAQAALQEICDQIAAKTGNRPDPLELLRGFEHIANETMAGAIRKISVARGFDPAAYSLLVFGGAGGLHGCAIARLLNMEQLILPFDGGLLSAYGIGKAQIERIVSRSILQPLSTISDKLPALFNELSHQATDALRSDVGSDTQIRLSSALIYVRLQGQESSIELSYPFLSTSEKNQSGLEIRSELETAFQRKYQQLYGHFPSDTNGQPRPVEVESIRVIASTVRDENPVGGPPVSHRHAVPSFTTDSFPAYDWTQLQEGDTFRGPALLLNTTSSAFIESGWRVVVQAEKNVVVDYIADVDDDLPSLNKTSEVHNEVVQLELFTQRFRAIAEEMGAQLQRTAFSVNVKERLDFSCALLDANAELVANAPHIPVHLGSLGICTRLVLANIQLEPGDVVITNHPKYGGSHLPDVTLLSGVFTDEGHTDKPELIGYIINRAHHAEIGGKVPGSMPPDATTLVEEGVVLEPQYVVKKGIFQWDSRSEEVTDGLESRFRDAPYPTRALAENRADIEAALASLKAGESALQHLVRQHGLSTVHHYMTRLKQSATDAISTILEPLQGQIFQAEEALDDGHGIRVSIVVNNGRVTFDFTGTSGVHPHNLNANISILYSAVLYVLRLWCKSDTTPESIPLNEGLMTPVDFILPESSFLNPVFPDNPVDCPAVVGGNTEVSQRLVDTLLKALGLAACSQGTMNNFLFGNKNFGYYETIGGGSGATMGANGRSAVHQHMTNTKLTDPEELERRYPVRLHEFSIRKGSGGTGQWKGGDGIIREIEFLEPVQATLLSQHRVVAPYGLHGGESGATGRQTLMHTDGLEETLPGIFTRAMQAGERIRVETPGGGGVGTTTR